One Myotis daubentonii chromosome 3, mMyoDau2.1, whole genome shotgun sequence genomic window carries:
- the GFOD1 gene encoding glucose-fructose oxidoreductase domain-containing protein 1 isoform X2, with the protein MMSAAHYYPKLMSIMGNVLRFLPAFVRMKQLIEEGYVGELLVCEVQVHSGSLLGKKYNWSCDDLMGGGGLHSVGTYIIDLLTFLTGQKALKVHGLLKTFVKQTDHIKGIRQITSDDFCTFQMVLEGGVCCTVTLNFNVPGEFKQDVTVVGSAGRLLAVGTDLYGQRNSAPEQELLLQDSTPVRNSLLPEKAFSDIPSPYLRGTIKMMQAVRQAFQDQDDRRTWDGRPLTMAATFDDCLYALCVVDTIKRSSQTGEWQNIAVMTEEPELSPAYLISEAMRRSRMSLYC; encoded by the coding sequence ATGATGTCGGCCGCCCACTACTACCCCAAGCTCATGAGCATCATGGGCAACGTGCTGCGCTTCTTGCCGGCCTTCGTGCGCATGAAGCAGCTCATCGAGGAGGGCTACGTGGGCGAGCTGCTGGTGTGCGAGGTGCAGGTGCACAGCGGCAGCCTGCTGGGCAAGAAGTACAACTGGAGCTGCGACGACCTGATGGGCGGAGGCGGCCTGCACTCGGTGGGCACCTACATCATCGACCTGCTCACCTTCCTCACTGGCCAGAAGGCCCTCAAGGTCCACGGGCTGCTCAAGACCTTCGTGAAGCAGACCGACCACATCAAGGGCATCCGCCAGATCACCAGCGATGACTTCTGCACCTTCCAGATGGTGCTGGAGGGCGGGGTGTGCTGCACCGTCACCCTGAACTTCAACGTGCCCGGAGAGTTCAAGCAGGACGTGACTGTGGTGGGCTCTGCCGGGCGCCTGCTGGCGGTGGGCACAGACCTGTACGGGCAGCGCAATAGCGCCCCGGAgcaggagctgctgctgcaggaCTCCACACCTGTCCGCAACTCCCTGCTGCCGGAGAAGGCCTTCAGCGACATCCCCTCGCCCTACCTGCGGGGCACCATCAAGATGATGCAGGCCGTGCGCCAGGCCTTCCAGGACCAGGACGACCGGCGCACTTGGGATGGCCGGCCGCTCACCATGGCTGCCACCTTCGACGACTGCCTGTACGCCCTGTGCGTGGTAGACACCATCAAGAGGTCCAGCCAGACGGGCGAGTGGCAGAACATTGCCGTCATGACGGAGGAGCCGGAGCTGAGCCCCGCCTACCTGATCAGCGAGGCCATGCGCCGGAGCAGGATGTCCTTGTACTGTTAG